From a region of the Lactuca sativa cultivar Salinas chromosome 4, Lsat_Salinas_v11, whole genome shotgun sequence genome:
- the LOC111892195 gene encoding metal transporter Nramp6 has product MTSSQQSQFMTNAPLIKSSDPNQIVVPDKTSWKNLFAYMGPGFLVSIAYIDPGNFETDLQSGAQYKYELLWIILVASCAALVIQSLAANLGVVTGKHLAEHCKNEYEKGTNYILWILAEISIVACDIPEVIGTAFALNMLFHIPVWCGVLLTGFSTLGLLALQQYGVRKLEFLITFLVLTIAACFLVELGISKPKASEVLYGMFVPQLKGSGSTGLAISLLGAMVMPHNLFLHSALVLSRKIPRSVSGIKEACRFYLIESGIALAVAFLINISVISVSGSVCSSSNLNPDDKKSCQDLDLNKASFLLKNVLGKNSSKFFAIALLASGQSSTITGTYAGQYVMQGFLELRMKPWLRNLLTRCLAIVPSLIVALIGGSAGAGRLIIIASMILSFELPFALVPLLKFTSSETKMGSYANSKIISAITWVIGSLIMGINIYFLVDHLISLLVHGHLPLVGKIFIGFLGFSGLLIYLAGIGYLVVRKNRESSHLLALKTPEQRSASASSYGQPREDIASMQLPHTRNNHHNHNQDQDDDAT; this is encoded by the exons ATGACGTCTTCTCAGCAATCGCAGTTCATGACTAATGCGCCGCTAATTAAGAGTTCTGATCCTAATCAGATTGTTGTTCCtgat AAAACAAGCTGGAAAAACCTATTCGCATACATGGGCCCTGGGTTTCTTGTTTCCATTGCATACATCGATCCTGGAAACT TTGAAACTGATTTACAATCAGGAGCTCAATACAAGTATGAG TTGCTTTGGATTATATTAGTGGCTTCATGTGCTGCACTTGTCATCCAATCCTTAGCAGCAAACTTAGGGGTTGTAACAG GAAAGCATTTAGCCGAGCATTGCAAGAACGAATATGAAAAGGGAACCAATTATATCTTGTGGATTCTTGCTGAAATCTCCATTGTCGCATGTGATATTCCTGAAG TAATTGGCACAGCATTTGCTTTGAATATGTTGTTCCATATTCCAGTATGGTGTGGTGTACTCCTCACAGGTTTTAGCACTTTGGGTCTACTAGCACTACAACAATATGGA GTGAGGAAACTTGAGTTCTTGATTACTTTCTTGGTGTTGACAATAGCTGCATGTTTTCTTGTTGAGCTTGGGATTTCAAAACCAAAAGCTTCAGAAGTGTTGTATGGAATGTTTGTTCCTCAACTTAAAGGCAGTGGTTCTACTGGTCTTGCAATTTCACTCCTTGGTGCTATGGTTATGCC GCACAATCTTTTCCTCCATTCGGCTCTTGTACTTTCTAGGAAAATACCCCGATCAGTCAGTGGAATTAAG GAAGCTTGCAGATTTTACTTGATAGAAAGTGGGATAGCCCTTGCAGTGGCTTTCCTTATAAATATATCGGTTATATCTGTAAGCGGTTCAGTTTGCAGTTCTTCAAATTTAAATCCAGATGATAAAAAAAGTTGTCAAGATTTGGACTTGAATAAAGCTTCTTTTTTGCTTAAA AATGTTCTAGGCAAAAACAGCTCCAAGTTTTTTGCAATTGCCTTGCTGGCATCAGGTCAAAGCTCCACAATAACCGGAACATACGCGGGTCAATACGTTATGCag GGGTTTCTTGAGCTACGAATGAAGCCATGGCTTAGAAACTTGTTGACCAGGTGTTTGGCTATTGTCCCGAGTCTAATTGTGGCTCTCATAGGCGGCTCGGCTGGAGCTGGGAGGTTGATTATCATAGCTTCG ATGATATTATCTTTTGAACTCCCGTTTGCTCTCGTCCCTCTTCTCAAATTCACAAGCAGCGAAACAAAAATGGGATCATATGCCAACTCAAAGATT ATTTCCGCAATCACTTGGGTGATCGGGTCGCTAATTATGGGAATAAACATTTACTTTCTAGTGGATCATCTCATTTCGTTACTTGTTCATGGACACCTACCACTAGTGGGAAAAATCTTCATtgggtttttagggttttcaggTCTTTTAATTTATTTAGCTGGAATTGGGTATTTAGTGGTGCGTAAAAACAGAGAGTCATCACATCTTCTTGCACTTAAAACTCCTGAACAACGTAGTGCTTCTGCTTCTTCATATGGTCAACCAAGAGAAGACATAGCTAGCATGCAACTTCCTCATACTAGAAACAatcatcataatcataatcaagatCAAGATGATGATGCAACTTGA
- the LOC111892196 gene encoding cinnamoyl-CoA reductase 1: MSPASAQVICVTGAGGFIASWMVKLLLEKGYIVRGTVRNPDDAKNNHLRELEGAKERLTLFKADLLDFESLREAINGCDGVFHTASPVTDDPEQMVEPAVIGTRNIIVAAAEAKVQRVVFTSSIGAVYMDPNRSPDDIVDESCWSDLEFCKNTKNWYCYGKAVAEQAAWDEAKARGVDLVALNPVLVLGPLLQPTVNASIIHILKYLTGSAKTYANSVQAYVHVRDVALAHILLFETPSANGRYLCAESVLHRGEVVEILAKFFPEYPIPTK; encoded by the exons ATGTCTCCGGCATCTGCCCAAGTAATCTGTGTCACCGGCGCCGGAGGATTCATCGCCTCATGGATGGTCAAATTGCTCTTGGAGAAAGGTTATATTGTCAGAGGAACTGTTAGGAATCCAG ATGATGCGAAGAATAATCATTTGAGAGAGCTTGAAGGAGCGAAGGAGAGATTAACTTTATTTAAAGCTGATCTTCTCGATTTTGAAAGCTTGCGTGAAGCCATTAATGGCTGTGATGGTGTTTTCCACACTGCTTCTCCCGTCACCGATGATCCT GAACAAATGGTGGAGCCGGCGGTTATTGGAACAAGGAATATAATAGTGGCGGCGGCTGAAGCTAAAGTCCAGCGAGTGGTGTTCACGTCGTCGATCGGAGCAGTGTACATGGATCCTAATCGGAGTCCTGATGATATTGTTGATGAAAGCTGCTGGAGTGATCTCGAATTCTGCAAAAACACCAAG AACTGGTATTGCTATGGAAAGGCGGTAGCAGAGCAGGCAGCATGGGACGAAGCTAAGGCTCGAGGTGTTGACTTAGTAGCATTGAACCCAGTGTTGGTGCTGGGACCGCTATTGCAACCCACGGTCAACGCCAGTATTATTCATATCCTAAAGTACCTCACAGGGTCCGCAAAAACATACGCTAATTCAGTACAAGCATATGTACACGTACGAGATGTCGCATTAGCTCACATTTTACTCTTTGAGACCCCCTCAGCAAATGGTCGATATCTGTGTGCTGAAAGTGTTCTTCATCGTGGTGAAGTTGTCGAAATTTTGGCCAAGTTTTTTCCAGAATACCCCATTCCAACTAAGTAA